From a region of the Deltaproteobacteria bacterium genome:
- a CDS encoding nucleoside deaminase codes for MSFPTKIEILLPSWLTETTVNAFISTISPDSCLVSAEQQMELAIWLAGQNVEHESGGPFGAAVFERDNGRLLSVGVNVVVATKNSLAHAEIMALMLAQRAIGTYDLGLNAAKVLVTSAQPCVQCYGAIWWSGIEKLVIGATAEDVELYTRKLATSCSSDSAEQAVWTAGFNEGPLREDWVECLESKDWRRELNTLEVIRDVRRQEACEVLKKYASHGGLIY; via the coding sequence ATGTCTTTTCCTACAAAAATCGAGATTCTGCTTCCTAGTTGGTTAACAGAAACAACTGTCAATGCATTTATTTCAACTATAAGTCCTGATAGTTGTCTGGTATCGGCGGAGCAGCAAATGGAGTTAGCTATTTGGCTTGCTGGGCAGAATGTCGAGCACGAAAGTGGTGGGCCGTTCGGGGCGGCGGTATTCGAGCGCGATAATGGGCGGTTGTTGTCGGTTGGCGTAAACGTGGTTGTGGCTACTAAAAACTCCTTGGCACATGCAGAAATAATGGCCTTGATGTTAGCACAGAGAGCCATTGGAACTTATGATTTAGGTCTAAACGCAGCAAAAGTTCTAGTCACCTCTGCTCAGCCCTGTGTTCAATGCTACGGAGCAATTTGGTGGTCTGGAATTGAAAAATTGGTTATTGGAGCTACAGCGGAGGATGTAGAGCTGTATACGCGGAAGCTAGCGACGTCGTGTTCGAGCGATTCCGCTGAGCAAGCCGTATGGACAGCGGGTTTTAACGAAGGGCCTCTTAGAGAGGACTGGGTGGAGTGTTTGGAGAGCAAAGATTGGCGGAGAGAGCTAAATACTTTAGAGGTAATTAGGGATGTCAGGCGTCAAGAGGCCTGTGAGGTGCTTAAGAAGTATGCATCTCATGGTGGGCTCATATATTAG